The following proteins come from a genomic window of Meiothermus sp. Pnk-1:
- a CDS encoding C40 family peptidase, protein MRILAVVVLLGLAGAQELFHTVQRGETLFSIARRYGTTVETLMRLNGLSRPNLEVGQVLRLPAPAAQPQPAAATYSVQPGDTLFSIARRFGVTVEALQGENNLTDTALSVGQVLKLPAPSPVAPSPQSPGPAFSREYDPAHPVLQAALKYLGTPYKFAANSETALDCSAFVQRVYAEVGLELPRTSREQWDTLPAVQGEVRPGDLVFFSFGGHQIDHVGIYLGRGVFAHASTYGSRVVIESLEAPYYQKTYRGARRPELPVQTLK, encoded by the coding sequence GTGCGCATCCTGGCCGTCGTGGTGCTGCTGGGCTTGGCGGGAGCCCAGGAGCTGTTTCATACCGTGCAGCGGGGAGAGACCTTGTTCTCCATCGCCCGTCGCTACGGCACCACGGTGGAGACCCTGATGCGCCTCAACGGCCTCAGCCGCCCCAACCTCGAGGTCGGCCAGGTCTTGCGGCTGCCCGCCCCCGCGGCCCAACCCCAGCCCGCCGCCGCTACCTATTCCGTGCAGCCTGGGGATACGCTTTTTAGCATCGCCCGGCGCTTCGGGGTGACGGTGGAGGCGCTACAGGGGGAGAACAACCTGACCGATACCGCGTTGAGCGTGGGCCAGGTGCTGAAGCTTCCCGCCCCGTCGCCGGTGGCTCCCTCTCCCCAATCCCCCGGCCCGGCTTTCTCGAGGGAGTACGACCCGGCGCATCCGGTGCTCCAAGCCGCCCTCAAGTACCTGGGTACGCCCTACAAGTTCGCGGCCAACTCCGAGACCGCGCTGGACTGCTCGGCCTTCGTGCAGCGGGTGTACGCGGAGGTGGGGCTCGAGCTGCCCCGCACCAGCCGCGAGCAGTGGGATACTTTGCCGGCGGTGCAGGGCGAGGTGAGGCCGGGCGACCTGGTGTTCTTCAGCTTTGGGGGGCATCAGATCGACCACGTGGGGATCTACTTGGGCCGGGGGGTATTTGCCCACGCCAGCACCTACGGCAGCCGGGTGGTGATCGAGAGCCTGGAGGCCCCCTACTACCAAAAGACCTACCGGGGTGCCCGCCGCCCCGAACTGCCCGTGCAGACCCTAAAGTAA